The Frankiales bacterium genome has a window encoding:
- a CDS encoding MFS transporter codes for MATTGLRMGTPAGRLALAATVVGSSAAFLDTSVVNVALPAIGRDLGGGLATAQWVVDGYLLTLGSLVLVGGSLGDLLGRRRVYEWGLVLFVLASVACGLAPSPAVLIASRAVQGVGAALLVPGSLAILASCFARGDRGRAIGAWSGLTTVVTAAGPVVGGLLVASSSSGWRWVFLVNVPVVAVALVLSRRGIADIPGTREPGPLRGQLDVLGGVLAVVGLGLLVGPLIEIERLDALLVILLVLTGAGVLTAFALVERRRTRTRHPPPMLPTDLFAVRALTVANLVTLAVYGALSVGFLLLTVVLQVGLGYTAWQAGLAGLPVTLLLAGFSSRVGGLVPRVGARLLLTAGGAVIAVGVLLLSTIAPGTSYVTGVLPGVVVFGAGLALVVAPVTTTAVGHVSAQTSGAASGVNNAVARVAGLVAVAFVPWLGGLTGAALSGGPGLVEGYQRSMLVVAGLLVLGAAVAWFGLAGTSADGRAPDDPDA; via the coding sequence GTGGCGACCACCGGCCTGCGGATGGGGACGCCGGCGGGGCGCCTGGCCCTGGCGGCGACCGTCGTCGGCAGCAGCGCCGCCTTCCTCGACACCTCGGTCGTCAACGTCGCCCTGCCGGCCATCGGCCGCGATCTCGGCGGCGGCCTGGCCACCGCGCAGTGGGTCGTCGACGGCTACCTGCTGACGCTCGGGTCGCTCGTGCTGGTCGGCGGCAGCCTGGGCGACCTGCTCGGCCGGCGCCGCGTGTACGAGTGGGGCCTCGTGCTCTTCGTGCTCGCGTCGGTGGCGTGCGGCCTCGCGCCCTCGCCCGCCGTGCTCATCGCCTCCCGCGCGGTGCAGGGGGTCGGCGCCGCGCTGCTCGTGCCGGGGTCGCTGGCGATCCTCGCCAGCTGCTTCGCGCGCGGCGACCGGGGTCGCGCGATCGGCGCGTGGTCCGGCCTCACCACCGTGGTGACGGCGGCCGGCCCGGTGGTGGGCGGCCTGCTCGTGGCGTCGTCGTCGTCCGGCTGGCGCTGGGTGTTCCTGGTGAACGTGCCCGTGGTGGCGGTGGCGCTCGTGCTCTCGCGCCGCGGGATCGCCGACATCCCGGGCACGCGCGAGCCCGGGCCGCTGCGCGGCCAGCTCGACGTGCTCGGCGGCGTGCTCGCCGTCGTCGGGCTCGGGCTGCTGGTGGGGCCGCTCATCGAGATCGAGCGTCTCGACGCGCTGCTCGTGATCCTGCTCGTGCTCACCGGTGCCGGGGTGCTGACGGCCTTCGCCCTCGTCGAGCGCCGCCGCACCCGCACCCGTCATCCACCGCCCATGCTGCCGACGGACCTCTTCGCCGTCCGCGCGCTGACCGTGGCCAACCTCGTGACGCTGGCCGTCTACGGCGCGCTGTCCGTGGGCTTCCTGCTGCTCACGGTGGTGCTCCAGGTGGGGCTGGGCTACACGGCCTGGCAGGCGGGCCTGGCCGGCCTGCCGGTCACGCTCCTGCTCGCGGGGTTCTCCTCGCGCGTCGGCGGGCTCGTGCCACGCGTCGGCGCCCGTCTCCTGCTCACCGCGGGCGGCGCCGTCATCGCCGTCGGCGTGCTGCTGCTCTCGACCATCGCGCCGGGGACGTCGTACGTGACCGGCGTGCTGCCCGGCGTGGTGGTGTTCGGCGCGGGCCTCGCCCTCGTGGTCGCACCGGTGACCACCACGGCCGTGGGCCACGTGTCGGCGCAGACGTCGGGCGCCGCGTCCGGGGTCAACAACGCGGTGGCCCGCGTGGCGGGGCTGGTCGCGGTCGCGTTCGTGCCGTGGCTCGGCGGACTCACGGGTGCGGCGCTCTCGGGCGGGCCGGGCCTGGTCGAGGGCTACCAGCGCTCGATGCTCGTCGTCGCCGGCCTGCTCGTGCTCGGCGCGGCCGTCGCGTGGTTCGGGCTGGCCGGCACCTCGGCCGACGGCCGGGCGCCGGACGACCCCGACGCCTAG
- the pdhA gene encoding pyruvate dehydrogenase (acetyl-transferring) E1 component subunit alpha has protein sequence MTADGGPELVQLLTPEGERVHHPDYDVELTPDQLRGLYRDLVLVRRVDAEATALQRQGELGLWAQCVGQEAAQVGSGRALAPGDFAFPTYREHGVAWSRGVQPLQLLGLFRGVTNGGWDPHEHNMALYTIVIGDQTLHAVGYAMGMQRDGDDSAVICYFGDGASSQGDVNEAFVFSAVYNAPVVFFCQNNQWAISEPLERQTRIPLYRRADGFGFPGVRVDGNDVLAVLAVTQAALAAAREGQGPTLIEAFTYRMGAHTTSDDPTRYRVAADLEAWKLKDPIERLKVYLARNGWAGHEWFAEIEAEAEALAVDLRRGCREMPEPEKTSMFDHVYAEPHALVDEERAQFEAYHASFVGGGH, from the coding sequence ATGACCGCAGACGGAGGCCCCGAGCTCGTCCAGCTCCTCACCCCCGAGGGCGAGCGGGTCCACCACCCCGACTACGACGTCGAGCTGACGCCGGACCAGCTGCGCGGGCTCTACCGCGACCTCGTGCTGGTCCGCCGGGTCGACGCCGAGGCCACCGCCCTGCAGCGCCAGGGCGAGCTCGGCCTGTGGGCCCAGTGCGTGGGGCAGGAGGCCGCGCAGGTCGGCTCCGGCCGCGCCCTCGCCCCCGGCGACTTCGCGTTCCCGACCTACCGCGAGCACGGCGTCGCGTGGTCGCGCGGCGTCCAGCCGCTCCAGCTGCTCGGGCTGTTCCGCGGCGTCACCAACGGCGGGTGGGACCCGCACGAGCACAACATGGCGCTCTACACGATCGTCATCGGCGACCAGACCCTGCACGCGGTCGGCTACGCCATGGGCATGCAGCGCGACGGCGACGACTCCGCGGTGATCTGCTACTTCGGCGACGGCGCCAGCAGCCAGGGCGACGTCAACGAGGCCTTCGTGTTCTCCGCGGTCTACAACGCGCCGGTCGTGTTCTTCTGCCAGAACAACCAGTGGGCCATCAGCGAGCCGCTCGAGCGGCAGACCCGCATCCCGCTCTACCGCCGCGCCGACGGCTTCGGCTTCCCCGGCGTCCGGGTCGACGGCAACGACGTGCTCGCGGTGCTCGCGGTCACGCAGGCCGCGCTCGCCGCCGCGCGCGAGGGCCAGGGCCCCACGCTCATCGAGGCGTTCACCTACCGCATGGGCGCGCACACCACCTCCGACGACCCCACCCGCTACCGCGTCGCCGCCGACCTCGAGGCCTGGAAGCTCAAGGACCCGATCGAGCGGCTCAAGGTCTACCTCGCGCGCAACGGCTGGGCCGGCCACGAGTGGTTCGCGGAGATCGAGGCCGAGGCCGAGGCGCTCGCCGTCGACCTGCGCCGCGGCTGCCGCGAGATGCCCGAGCCGGAGAAGACCTCGATGTTCGACCACGTCTACGCCGAGCCGCACGCGCTCGTCGACGAGGAGCGCGCGCAGTTCGAGGCCTACCACGCCTCGTTCGTGGGAGGGGGGCACTGA
- a CDS encoding alpha-ketoacid dehydrogenase subunit beta: MAVTTMAKAINAGLRKALENDPKVLLMGEDIGKLGGVFRVTDGLQKDFGEARVIDSPLAESGIVGTAVGLAMRGFRPVVEIQFDGFVFPAFDQIVTQVAKHNARSAGRTPMPITIRIPYGGGIGAVEHHSESPEAYFAHTAGLRVISPSNPADAFAMVQQAIACDDPVVFFEPKRRYWDKADVDESLDLATAPSPFRARVVRPGTSVTVVCYGPMVRTCLEAASAAAAEGIELEVVDLRSMSPLDVDTVAASVRRTGRLVVVHEAPVFLGVGAELAARITETCFYSLEAPVLRVGGYHTPYPPARLEEDYLPDLDRVLDAVDRSLAF, encoded by the coding sequence ATGGCGGTCACCACGATGGCGAAGGCCATCAACGCGGGTCTGCGCAAGGCGCTGGAGAACGACCCCAAGGTCCTGCTCATGGGCGAGGACATCGGCAAGCTCGGCGGCGTCTTCCGCGTGACCGACGGCCTGCAGAAGGACTTCGGCGAGGCGCGGGTGATCGACTCCCCGCTGGCCGAGAGCGGCATCGTCGGCACGGCGGTCGGGCTCGCGATGCGCGGGTTCCGGCCCGTCGTCGAGATCCAGTTCGACGGCTTCGTGTTCCCCGCGTTCGACCAGATCGTCACCCAGGTGGCCAAGCACAACGCCCGGTCGGCCGGCCGCACGCCGATGCCGATCACCATCCGCATCCCCTACGGCGGCGGCATCGGAGCGGTGGAGCACCACTCCGAGTCGCCCGAGGCGTACTTCGCCCACACCGCGGGCCTGCGCGTGATCTCGCCGTCGAACCCGGCCGACGCGTTCGCGATGGTGCAGCAGGCGATCGCCTGCGACGACCCGGTCGTGTTCTTCGAGCCCAAGCGCCGCTACTGGGACAAGGCCGACGTCGACGAGTCCCTCGACCTCGCGACGGCGCCCTCGCCCTTCCGGGCGCGGGTGGTGCGCCCCGGCACGAGCGTGACGGTGGTCTGCTACGGCCCCATGGTGCGCACGTGCCTCGAGGCCGCCTCCGCCGCGGCCGCCGAGGGCATCGAGCTCGAGGTGGTCGACCTGCGGTCGATGTCGCCGCTCGACGTCGACACCGTCGCCGCGTCGGTGCGCCGCACCGGCCGGCTCGTCGTGGTGCACGAGGCGCCGGTGTTCCTCGGGGTCGGCGCCGAGCTCGCGGCCCGGATCACCGAGACGTGTTTCTACTCCCTGGAGGCTCCCGTGCTGCGGGTGGGCGGCTACCACACGCCCTACCCGCCGGCCCGCCTCGAGGAGGACTACCTGCCCGACCTCGACCGCGTGCTCGACGCCGTCGACCGGTCCCTGGCCTTCTGA
- a CDS encoding LysR family transcriptional regulator, which translates to MELRLLRAYVTVAEEMHFGRAAARLFITPPSLSQQIKALERSLDVRLFERDSKGVRLTPAGEELLGPARATLERAEELERLAREVARRTADAPLTVGFLLFSLTEVSRSLLAGYSRRHPEVPLEVRQYEWDDPSAGLLSGAVDVAFVRPPFTGHDRLRHVELERDPLLALLAADHPLARAGEPVSAGRLVQERFLEVEIVTDPVFAAQWYLHDLRTSTSPKAVLSRAGTSEEWLAEVGLGRGVDVVPLSVARDYVRPGLTFLPIHDLEPSRLVLAWDPARVTEAGRRFVRYVQRRRASLAHHVEDDLAAVGLTPTDVTGGTVASGPG; encoded by the coding sequence ATGGAGCTGCGGCTGCTGCGCGCCTACGTGACGGTCGCCGAGGAGATGCACTTCGGCCGGGCCGCCGCGCGGCTGTTCATCACCCCGCCGTCGCTCAGCCAGCAGATCAAGGCGCTCGAGCGCTCGCTCGACGTCCGCCTCTTCGAGCGCGACAGCAAGGGCGTGCGGCTCACCCCGGCGGGCGAGGAGCTGCTCGGCCCGGCCCGCGCCACCCTGGAGCGGGCCGAGGAGCTCGAGCGGCTGGCCCGGGAGGTGGCCCGGCGCACCGCCGACGCCCCGCTCACCGTCGGGTTCCTGCTGTTCTCCCTCACGGAGGTCTCGCGCTCGCTGCTCGCCGGCTACAGCCGCCGCCATCCGGAGGTGCCGCTCGAGGTGCGCCAGTACGAGTGGGACGACCCCTCGGCCGGCCTGCTCTCCGGCGCGGTCGACGTCGCCTTCGTCCGGCCGCCGTTCACCGGCCACGACCGGCTGCGCCACGTGGAGCTCGAGCGCGACCCGCTCCTCGCTCTGCTCGCCGCCGACCACCCGCTGGCGCGCGCCGGCGAGCCGGTGTCGGCCGGGCGGCTGGTGCAGGAGCGCTTCCTCGAGGTCGAGATCGTCACGGACCCGGTGTTCGCCGCGCAGTGGTACCTGCACGACCTGCGCACCTCCACCTCGCCCAAGGCGGTGCTCAGCCGCGCCGGCACGAGCGAGGAGTGGCTGGCCGAGGTGGGCCTCGGCCGCGGGGTGGACGTCGTCCCGCTCTCGGTGGCGCGCGACTACGTCCGGCCGGGGCTCACCTTCCTGCCGATCCACGACCTCGAGCCCTCGCGGCTGGTTCTCGCGTGGGACCCGGCGCGGGTGACCGAGGCCGGCCGGCGCTTCGTGCGCTACGTCCAGCGCCGGCGCGCGTCGCTGGCCCACCACGTCGAGGACGACCTCGCCGCCGTCGGCCTCACCCCCACCGATGTCACTGGTGGAACGGTCGCCTCCGGGCCGGGGTAG
- a CDS encoding FAD-binding protein, translating into MSTLTTGPDRSPAPVAADALDALRDQVAGPVLDGTTAEADAEAATFNVAVVHRPAVVVGATSAQDVAATVRWAAAHGLSVAAQATGHGPVHPVDGVLVTTRRMSAVVVDPQERTATFDAGTRWSDVLERSAPYGLAPLVGSSSGVGAVGYTLGGGMGLLARRHGFAADHVRSLQIVTADGVVRHVDADNEPDLFWAVRGGKGNFGVVTSMTVDLFPVATLWGGPVFYAADDARAVLHAFRTWSAALPDEATASVALMRFPPIEEVPEPLRGRFAVHLRYAHCGDPIEAERVLAPMLEVAAPVMSLLGPIPATGTDVVHQDPKDPMPVHEGSRLLAELPEEAVDLLLAVAGPQHDLPVPMVELRLMGGALARQAAVPNAVAGRGAAYCLFAIGVLAPGLEDVTPAVVSGITTAMSAWGTEETLVNFLGGADATPQGVQRAWAPAARERLLAVKQAYDPANLFRHGHALR; encoded by the coding sequence ATGAGCACCCTCACCACCGGGCCGGACCGATCTCCGGCCCCGGTCGCCGCCGACGCGCTCGACGCGCTGCGCGACCAGGTCGCCGGGCCGGTCCTCGACGGCACCACCGCCGAGGCCGACGCGGAGGCCGCCACCTTCAACGTCGCGGTCGTGCACCGGCCCGCCGTGGTCGTGGGCGCCACCAGCGCCCAGGACGTCGCCGCCACGGTCCGCTGGGCCGCGGCGCACGGGCTGTCCGTCGCGGCGCAGGCCACCGGGCACGGCCCGGTGCACCCCGTCGACGGCGTGCTGGTGACCACGCGGCGGATGAGCGCCGTCGTCGTCGACCCGCAGGAGCGCACCGCCACGTTCGACGCCGGCACCCGCTGGTCCGACGTGCTCGAGCGCTCGGCGCCCTACGGCCTGGCCCCGCTCGTCGGCTCGAGCTCGGGCGTCGGCGCCGTCGGCTACACCCTCGGCGGCGGCATGGGCCTGCTGGCCCGGCGCCACGGCTTCGCGGCCGACCACGTGCGCAGCCTGCAGATCGTCACCGCCGACGGCGTGGTGCGCCACGTCGACGCCGACAACGAGCCCGACCTGTTCTGGGCCGTGCGCGGCGGCAAGGGCAACTTCGGCGTCGTCACCTCCATGACCGTCGACCTGTTCCCCGTGGCGACGCTGTGGGGCGGGCCGGTGTTCTACGCCGCGGACGACGCCCGCGCCGTGCTGCACGCGTTCCGCACCTGGTCGGCCGCGCTGCCCGACGAGGCCACGGCCTCCGTCGCGCTGATGCGGTTCCCCCCGATCGAGGAGGTGCCCGAGCCGCTGCGCGGCCGGTTCGCCGTGCACCTGCGCTACGCGCACTGCGGCGACCCGATCGAGGCCGAGCGCGTCCTCGCGCCCATGCTCGAGGTGGCCGCGCCGGTGATGAGCCTGCTCGGCCCGATCCCCGCCACGGGGACCGACGTGGTGCACCAGGACCCGAAGGACCCGATGCCCGTGCACGAGGGCAGCCGGCTGCTGGCCGAGCTGCCCGAGGAGGCCGTGGACCTGCTGCTCGCAGTGGCGGGGCCGCAGCACGACCTGCCCGTGCCGATGGTGGAGCTGCGCCTCATGGGCGGGGCGCTGGCGCGGCAGGCCGCGGTGCCCAACGCCGTGGCCGGGCGCGGTGCGGCGTACTGCCTGTTCGCGATCGGGGTGCTGGCACCGGGCCTCGAGGACGTCACGCCGGCCGTGGTCTCCGGGATCACGACGGCGATGTCGGCCTGGGGAACCGAGGAGACGCTGGTGAACTTCCTCGGCGGCGCGGACGCGACGCCGCAGGGAGTGCAGCGGGCCTGGGCCCCGGCTGCCCGCGAGCGCCTGCTCGCGGTGAAGCAGGCCTACGACCCGGCGAACCTGTTCCGCCACGGGCACGCGCTGCGCTGA